One Oxobacter pfennigii genomic window, CCTGCTTTTGTAATTTTAATATAATCAAAATAATTATAAAGTTTTTATTTTAGAGCATCTTTATGAGTATAGTTTTTTGCCTAATAAATATATATATTATTAGGCTATCGACCATTATAGAGCAGATATAAATTATAATTATAGAAGTCATTCTTCAGGAGGAATTTATGTACAAAGGAGTTTCACACGGTATTATTGCTGCATCTTTTTACATAGTGATTGGGCTTATATTTAAGATGCTTTATAGCTCGCTTCAAATTTCATGGCCGTCGATGTATTCACCCATAGTACTAATATCAGGAGGTCTTGTAGCCTTCGCAGTTCTTGTATTAATATATTGTAACTTCTCAAAAAACGCTATATGGGATTCTGTTATATCGCTGCTGACATTTGTGGCTATAAACTTTATAATTGCCATAGCATTCAATCCCTATTCTTCATATATAAATTTACTGGATAGCAATAACTTCTTCATATCCTATAATGCAATATTTATAATCTTTATGAGAATCCCTTTATTTTTTCCCATGAATGCAGATACTTCTTTTATTTATTTATTTATAATGCTTTTATCTCCTGCTACTCTAGGTATTATATTACCTGCTGGAACACATATTTTTAGTTCTATAAAAAGAAAGGCAGGTAAACTCAAGTTTCCTACTATTATCAGATAATCATACATTCAAGCTCATATACTTATCCCTTATTTTTTTAAAATCCTCCCATGCCTCTCTTTTTTTATCGGGATCTCTTAATAATGCTGCAGGATGATATGTTCCTATAATTGAAAACTTACCTCTATCTATCCATTTGCCCCTGTCTCTTGTTATTCTCATTTCTCTGTCAATCACATATCTGGCTGCTGTTGAACCCAGGCATACTAAGATACTTGGCCTTATGATAGCTACTTGATTCCGAAGATATGGAAGGCATGCTTCAGCTTCTTCCGGAAGAGGGACCCTATTATTGGGAGGTCTGCATTTTACTATATTGGCTATGTATACATCTTCTCTTTTAAGGTCTATGGCTTCTATCATTTTTGTAAGTAATTGCCCTGCTTTACCTACAAAGGGCCTCCCCTGCATATCCTCGTCATGACCT contains:
- a CDS encoding uracil-DNA glycosylase — encoded protein: MMNLKELHASCMQCHKCELSNGRTNVVFGEGNLKARVMFIGEGPGHDEDMQGRPFVGKAGQLLTKMIEAIDLKREDVYIANIVKCRPPNNRVPLPEEAEACLPYLRNQVAIIRPSILVCLGSTAARYVIDREMRITRDRGKWIDRGKFSIIGTYHPAALLRDPDKKREAWEDFKKIRDKYMSLNV